From one Melioribacteraceae bacterium genomic stretch:
- a CDS encoding CoA-binding protein gives MNNLKRYCEIFNNSKTIAVYGISRHPYKTSREIAEYLVDNGFEVVGVNPAISKAGDIVVYPTLKDIPFEIDIVDVFRRSNDIPYLIEDVLNKKPNVLWLQQGIRNDEAVKSVIENGIETIQDTCIAVMHSLCKSK, from the coding sequence ATGAACAATCTTAAAAGATATTGTGAGATATTTAATAACTCAAAAACAATCGCCGTTTATGGTATTTCACGACATCCATATAAGACAAGCAGAGAAATTGCAGAGTATTTAGTTGATAACGGTTTTGAGGTGGTGGGTGTAAATCCCGCCATCTCAAAAGCCGGTGATATTGTTGTTTATCCAACTTTAAAAGATATTCCGTTCGAAATAGATATCGTCGATGTTTTCCGAAGATCGAATGACATTCCTTATCTAATTGAAGATGTATTAAATAAAAAGCCAAATGTACTTTGGCTGCAGCAGGGTATCAGAAACGATGAAGCAGTTAAATCCGTAATCGAAAATGGTATCGAAACAATTCAAGACACATGCATTGCTGTTATGCATTCACTTTGCAAATCGAAATAA
- the gcvP gene encoding aminomethyl-transferring glycine dehydrogenase, with protein sequence MEKFEFYDRFVDRHIGPSEEEIREMLNELNLSSVDELIEKTVPSGIRLSERLDLPKAQTEFEFLHHLKSVASKNKVFKSYIGMGYYPTITPGVIQRNILENPGWYTQYTPYQAEISQGRLEALVNFQTMISDLTKMELANASLLDEGTAAAEAMGMFFASRKGGRKSANVFLVDEKTFPQTIDVLKTRSEPFGIELKIANITDELLTDDVFGILLQYPNDDGEIKDISSIIKSANEIGIYVSVATDLLSLTLLTPPGEMGADAVVGSAQRFGVPMGYGGPHAGYFATKEEFKRQIPGRIIGVSVDSHNRPAYRMALQTREQHIKRERATSNICTAQVLLAVMAGMYGVYHGPKGLKKIAERIHNFTLLLNDAINSLGLKQTNKYFFDTLKIDLGSAELKQKVKEIAESKEVNFRYFGDSNIGISLNEKVLMEDVQEIVDIFSEAVDKSKIDLGTISSNVQTNWEESLLRKSEYMIHPKFNLFYSEHEMLRYIKSLEKKDLSLTTSMIPLGSCTMKLNASSEMFGISWPEFAMLHPFAPREQAQGYTQLFEELEQYLNSITGFTATSLQPNSGAQGEYAGLMVIRAYHKDMGDHHRDVVLIPSSAHGTNPASAVMAGGKVVVIKCDDEGNIDIPDLREKAEKYKDNLSALMVTYPSTHGVFEEGIKEICQIVHNNGGLVYMDGANMNAQVGLTTPAEIGADVCHLNLHKTFTIPHGGGGPGMGPIAVNEKLAKYLPGHSVININKEKSITAVSAAPWGSASILIISYAYIKMMGVNGLTKATEIAILNANYLKSKLSPYYKVLYSGKNNFVGHELIFDLREFKHSVNIEAEDIAKRLMDYSYHAPTVSFPVPGTFMVEPTESESKAELDRFIDAMISIREEIKEIENGIADREDNVLKNSPHIAVELISDNWNHSYTREKACFPVSWIKENKFWPSVGRVNNAYGDRNLVCSCPPMEEYEQEVII encoded by the coding sequence ATGGAAAAATTTGAATTTTATGATCGTTTTGTTGACCGCCATATCGGTCCAAGTGAAGAAGAAATTAGAGAAATGCTTAATGAACTCAATCTTTCATCTGTGGATGAACTGATCGAGAAAACAGTTCCAAGTGGTATAAGGTTAAGTGAAAGATTGGATTTGCCAAAAGCACAAACCGAATTCGAGTTTCTTCATCATTTAAAAAGTGTTGCATCAAAAAACAAAGTATTCAAATCTTATATTGGAATGGGATATTATCCAACAATTACACCCGGTGTAATTCAAAGAAATATTCTTGAAAATCCCGGTTGGTACACACAGTACACACCTTATCAAGCTGAGATTTCACAAGGCAGATTAGAAGCCTTGGTGAATTTTCAAACTATGATTTCCGATTTAACAAAAATGGAGTTAGCAAATGCATCTTTACTAGATGAGGGAACGGCTGCTGCGGAAGCAATGGGTATGTTCTTTGCTTCGAGAAAAGGTGGAAGAAAATCAGCTAATGTTTTTCTTGTAGATGAAAAGACTTTTCCACAAACTATTGATGTGCTAAAAACAAGGTCAGAACCATTCGGAATAGAATTAAAAATTGCTAATATAACGGACGAGCTTTTAACCGATGACGTTTTTGGAATTTTATTACAATATCCGAATGATGATGGTGAGATTAAAGATATTTCATCTATTATTAAAAGTGCAAATGAAATAGGCATTTATGTGAGTGTTGCAACTGATTTATTGAGTCTGACATTATTGACTCCACCGGGAGAAATGGGTGCAGATGCTGTTGTAGGTTCAGCTCAAAGATTTGGAGTTCCGATGGGTTATGGCGGACCTCACGCGGGTTATTTTGCCACTAAGGAAGAATTTAAAAGACAGATTCCTGGAAGAATTATAGGAGTTTCAGTCGATTCGCACAATCGTCCGGCTTATAGAATGGCTTTGCAAACTCGTGAACAACATATTAAACGTGAACGCGCAACGAGTAACATTTGTACTGCTCAAGTATTATTAGCTGTTATGGCCGGTATGTACGGTGTTTATCATGGTCCCAAAGGGTTAAAAAAGATAGCCGAAAGAATTCATAATTTTACATTGTTGCTTAATGATGCAATCAATTCACTCGGTTTGAAACAAACTAATAAATATTTCTTTGATACTCTTAAAATTGATCTTGGTTCAGCTGAACTGAAACAAAAAGTTAAAGAGATTGCGGAAAGTAAAGAAGTTAACTTTAGATATTTCGGAGATAGTAATATTGGTATTTCTCTTAATGAAAAAGTATTAATGGAAGATGTACAAGAAATTGTTGACATTTTTTCTGAAGCAGTTGATAAATCAAAAATAGATTTAGGAACTATTTCCTCAAATGTTCAAACAAATTGGGAAGAATCTTTATTAAGAAAATCGGAATACATGATTCATCCAAAATTCAATTTATTTTATTCCGAACATGAAATGCTGCGCTACATTAAGAGTTTAGAGAAAAAGGATCTTTCGCTTACTACATCAATGATACCACTTGGTTCATGCACAATGAAATTGAATGCATCTTCAGAAATGTTCGGAATATCTTGGCCCGAGTTCGCAATGCTTCATCCTTTTGCTCCAAGAGAACAAGCACAAGGTTATACGCAATTATTTGAAGAACTTGAACAATACTTAAACTCGATTACCGGTTTCACAGCGACATCACTTCAACCCAATTCAGGTGCACAAGGCGAATATGCCGGATTAATGGTAATTCGTGCTTATCATAAGGATATGGGAGATCATCATAGAGATGTTGTGTTAATTCCATCATCTGCACATGGTACAAATCCCGCAAGTGCAGTTATGGCCGGTGGGAAAGTGGTAGTTATTAAATGTGATGATGAAGGTAATATTGATATTCCGGACTTAAGAGAAAAAGCTGAAAAGTATAAAGATAATTTATCCGCATTAATGGTAACCTATCCTTCTACCCATGGTGTTTTTGAAGAAGGTATAAAAGAAATTTGTCAAATCGTTCATAATAATGGCGGTTTAGTTTATATGGACGGTGCTAATATGAATGCACAAGTTGGTTTAACAACTCCGGCTGAAATTGGCGCAGATGTTTGTCATCTTAATCTTCATAAGACATTTACAATCCCACATGGCGGCGGCGGACCTGGCATGGGTCCGATTGCCGTGAATGAAAAACTTGCAAAATATTTACCCGGTCATTCTGTAATCAATATTAACAAAGAAAAATCAATTACCGCAGTTTCTGCTGCACCTTGGGGAAGTGCGTCAATTTTGATTATTTCTTATGCCTATATCAAGATGATGGGTGTAAATGGTTTAACTAAAGCTACTGAAATTGCAATACTCAATGCAAATTATCTTAAATCAAAATTATCGCCGTATTATAAAGTCTTATATAGTGGAAAAAATAATTTTGTCGGACACGAATTGATTTTCGATTTACGTGAGTTCAAACATTCCGTAAATATTGAAGCTGAAGATATTGCAAAACGTTTAATGGATTACAGCTATCATGCACCGACAGTTTCTTTCCCGGTACCTGGTACCTTTATGGTCGAACCAACTGAAAGTGAATCAAAAGCAGAACTTGATCGATTTATTGATGCAATGATTTCAATCCGAGAAGAAATAAAGGAAATTGAAAACGGGATTGCCGATAGGGAAGATAATGTTCTTAAAAATTCACCGCACATCGCAGTCGAACTTATTTCTGATAATTGGAACCATTCATACACTAGAGAGAAAGCATGTTTCCCGGTTTCATGGATTAAAGAGAATAAATTTTGGCCTTCAGTCGGCAGAGTAAATAATGCTTACGGTGATAGAAATTTAGTCTGCAGTTGTCCGCCAATGGAAGAATATGAACAAGAGGTTATTATATAA
- the rnc gene encoding ribonuclease III, whose product MFGKLFSGIKSIFSSNKDSKQEKKLEKIVALKTEQLEKFFGFQINNSQYFIKALTHRSYLEVLPQLTKSNERLEFLGDSVLSLIVSHHLFETFEDEEEGFLTKYRSLMVNRDALAKAATAMNLKEFILYDGRFVSGSSSGLKTILADALEAIIGAIYLDQGFETAKEVVHKWIIEPNTLDGSLPVDKNYKGRLLELAHSQGMESPIYKVINEEGPEHDKKFTVIVKINGEIYGSGEGKSKKTAEQAAAKSALDKM is encoded by the coding sequence TTGTTTGGTAAATTATTTTCCGGTATAAAATCTATTTTTTCAAGTAACAAAGATTCAAAACAAGAGAAAAAACTTGAAAAAATTGTAGCTTTAAAAACCGAACAGTTAGAAAAGTTTTTCGGTTTCCAAATTAATAACTCTCAATACTTTATAAAGGCTTTAACCCACAGGTCTTATCTCGAAGTTTTACCTCAATTGACTAAATCAAATGAACGGCTTGAATTTCTCGGAGATTCTGTCCTATCATTAATTGTTTCACATCATCTTTTTGAGACATTTGAGGATGAAGAGGAAGGTTTTTTAACAAAGTACCGTTCACTCATGGTAAATAGAGATGCATTAGCTAAAGCGGCTACAGCCATGAATTTAAAGGAATTCATACTTTATGACGGACGTTTTGTGAGTGGTTCAAGTTCGGGTCTTAAAACAATTTTAGCCGATGCGTTGGAAGCAATTATTGGAGCAATTTATTTAGACCAAGGATTTGAGACAGCAAAAGAAGTTGTCCACAAATGGATCATAGAGCCAAATACCTTAGATGGATCTTTACCGGTTGATAAAAACTATAAAGGAAGATTACTCGAGTTAGCTCACTCACAAGGTATGGAATCACCAATTTATAAAGTAATTAACGAAGAAGGTCCGGAGCATGATAAAAAATTTACCGTGATTGTAAAAATAAATGGTGAAATTTATGGTTCCGGTGAAGGAAAAAGTAAAAAAACGGCTGAACAAGCCGCAGCAAAATCTGCTTTAGATAAAATGTGA
- a CDS encoding POTRA domain-containing protein, whose amino-acid sequence MKIYIYSFLFVQQFLFAQFADTLKLTDPNQFARIDSIIIQGNEITEEFIITRELTFFPGDEINQTLLKYNRERVYSLGLFNYVEFYLIQDEEKINLVIDVLEKWYLYPLPFVYLNEDDFDKATYGINFKLENFRGRNETLSAYLGLGYDPRVRFSYTIPAFLYKEGIGLGFQIAYQDFSNKSNIAETLVGNDFDYTIYTGAISINKRLDQFNLFELMTGYSYIATDGISYKGITATGSTIDRYPFMSLAYVYDSRDLKQFSKTGLLTSAQISHKGFGIEGVAYQIFELDLRQYNQVGEDITARWRVNYRSTFGKTIPFYDYSFLGYSEYIRGHRKNEMEGLQYLLGSFEMSYSIVDEWHLSLDLPLLPKSLTSTRIGVNFNIFTDAGVTFDHFNELKLNNFISGYGFGLNILFLPFNAVRFEYAFDEYMNGEFIIGVGFSF is encoded by the coding sequence ATGAAAATTTATATTTATTCATTTCTATTTGTTCAGCAATTCTTGTTTGCACAATTTGCGGATACTCTTAAGCTTACCGACCCAAATCAATTTGCTAGAATTGATTCGATTATTATTCAAGGGAATGAAATCACGGAAGAATTTATCATAACCAGAGAACTCACATTCTTTCCGGGTGATGAAATTAATCAGACTTTATTAAAATATAATCGCGAACGAGTTTACAGCTTAGGACTTTTTAACTATGTTGAGTTTTATCTAATTCAAGATGAAGAAAAAATTAACTTAGTAATTGATGTCCTAGAAAAGTGGTATTTGTATCCTTTACCATTCGTATACCTTAACGAGGATGATTTCGATAAAGCTACTTATGGAATTAATTTTAAATTGGAAAATTTTCGAGGAAGAAACGAAACACTAAGTGCTTATCTTGGATTGGGTTATGATCCGCGAGTTCGTTTTAGTTATACGATTCCTGCTTTTTTATATAAAGAGGGAATAGGATTAGGTTTCCAAATTGCTTATCAAGATTTCTCAAATAAAAGTAATATTGCAGAGACGCTTGTTGGAAATGATTTTGATTATACAATTTATACCGGTGCGATTTCAATTAATAAACGATTGGATCAGTTTAATCTCTTTGAGTTAATGACCGGGTATTCATATATCGCCACTGATGGTATATCTTATAAAGGGATTACGGCAACTGGTAGCACTATCGATAGATATCCATTTATGAGTCTTGCGTATGTCTATGATTCGCGTGATCTAAAACAGTTTTCGAAAACCGGATTATTGACTTCTGCACAAATATCACACAAAGGATTTGGAATTGAGGGAGTTGCATATCAAATATTTGAATTAGACTTACGTCAATACAATCAAGTGGGTGAAGACATCACTGCAAGATGGAGAGTAAATTATCGTAGTACTTTTGGCAAAACAATTCCATTTTATGATTATTCATTTTTAGGTTATTCGGAATATATTCGAGGTCATCGCAAAAATGAAATGGAAGGTCTACAATATTTACTCGGCTCTTTCGAAATGAGTTACTCAATAGTTGATGAATGGCATTTAAGTCTGGATTTACCGCTGCTGCCGAAAAGTCTTACTTCAACTCGTATCGGAGTTAATTTTAATATATTTACGGATGCGGGAGTTACATTTGATCATTTCAACGAACTAAAGCTTAACAATTTTATTTCCGGATATGGTTTCGGACTAAACATTTTATTCTTACCATTTAATGCTGTTCGATTTGAATATGCATTTGATGAATATATGAACGGAGAATTTATAATTGGCGTCGGTTTTTCATTCTGA